A single region of the Elizabethkingia sp. JS20170427COW genome encodes:
- a CDS encoding Nramp family divalent metal transporter, producing MSNKSLHEIHESIDTEKLHGWRKIISFFGPALLVSIGYMDPGNWATDLEAGARFGYKLLFILLLSNLMALVLQSHSARLGIVRGKDLAQINKEIYPKKVNFILYLLAEIAIIATDLAEVLGMALGLKLLFGIDLVWGVLITFIDTLLILYLQKLGIRKMESFILGLIFIIAGAFVFQLILSQPSIANIVGGLVPKKLSTGELYISIGIIGATVMPHNLYLHSSLVQSRKIGRDDSSIKKSIKYNFWDSALSLNFAFFVNAAILILAASTFHNSGHEELSTITDAYKMLAPVLNNNLAPTAFAIALIAAGQSSTVTGTLAGQIVMEGYLNIKINPFVRQLITRLLAILPALIMIIAYGDNESEELLVFSQVILSLQLSFAIIPLIFGVSSKKLMGKFYIKRNLQIISWIIAILICGLNLYWLISYSFEDFAQQSIGAQIFRIIAIIGFISLLFFTIYYPLKKEKTA from the coding sequence ATGTCGAATAAATCTTTACACGAGATACACGAAAGCATAGACACCGAAAAACTACATGGATGGAGAAAAATAATAAGCTTCTTTGGGCCTGCCCTCTTGGTAAGCATTGGGTATATGGATCCCGGGAATTGGGCTACCGACCTAGAAGCTGGAGCTAGATTTGGATACAAACTACTCTTCATCTTACTACTCTCCAATCTCATGGCCTTGGTTTTACAATCGCACTCCGCTAGGCTTGGCATCGTTAGAGGAAAAGATTTAGCACAGATCAATAAAGAAATTTACCCCAAAAAGGTAAATTTCATCTTATATTTATTAGCAGAAATTGCTATTATTGCTACAGACTTAGCAGAAGTCCTCGGTATGGCCTTGGGATTAAAACTCCTTTTTGGGATAGACCTCGTTTGGGGTGTACTTATCACCTTTATCGACACCCTACTTATCTTATATCTTCAAAAACTAGGAATCCGAAAAATGGAAAGTTTCATCCTTGGGCTTATCTTCATCATTGCAGGAGCTTTTGTTTTCCAACTTATCCTCTCCCAACCTAGTATCGCTAATATCGTAGGAGGACTTGTTCCTAAAAAACTAAGCACGGGAGAATTATATATTTCCATAGGAATTATTGGAGCTACGGTTATGCCTCATAACCTATACCTGCACTCTTCCTTAGTACAATCCCGGAAAATAGGGCGAGATGATAGCAGTATCAAAAAATCTATCAAATATAATTTTTGGGATTCAGCTCTATCCTTAAATTTTGCATTCTTTGTTAACGCTGCTATCCTTATTTTAGCAGCTAGCACCTTTCATAATTCGGGACATGAAGAACTTAGCACCATTACTGATGCCTACAAAATGCTTGCCCCTGTACTCAATAACAACCTTGCACCTACGGCTTTTGCCATTGCTCTTATCGCTGCTGGGCAATCCTCTACCGTTACAGGAACCCTAGCAGGACAAATTGTTATGGAAGGCTATCTCAATATCAAAATCAACCCTTTTGTAAGGCAATTAATCACCCGTCTATTAGCAATACTCCCTGCTCTTATCATGATTATTGCCTATGGAGATAACGAGTCCGAAGAACTACTCGTCTTCTCCCAAGTAATCCTCAGCTTACAACTTAGTTTTGCTATTATTCCTCTTATCTTCGGGGTGAGCTCAAAAAAACTAATGGGGAAATTCTACATCAAAAGAAATTTACAAATTATCTCCTGGATAATTGCAATCCTTATCTGTGGTCTTAATCTATATTGGCTTATTTCTTACAGCTTTGAAGATTTTGCCCAACAAAGTATAGGAGCCCAAATTTTTAGAATTATTGCCATCATAGGATTTATATCTCTCTTATTTTTCACCATCTATTATCCTTTGAAAAAGGAAAAAACTGCCTAA
- a CDS encoding TonB-dependent receptor — translation MTLMCVINTDNKSFSLSNSLYYQLNKYHKKAFFNAISAEVGVSYSTQFTERKYWLNQGARPYGNATENSVYYAPYTLPSYENLAYADGKPFNIYSNLSINGHKNLSSGWEHSYSLGVNYRHGDNFGKGRYGTAGQFSTITSSGQSKNGMRDFNYRDNVYSTHQYAFYLQDNISKRFKNHHLFKANLGLRYDLQNSAATISPRVNTSYQFEKLTLRAGIGLTSKAPSLNQLYTGPRYLDFLIGDYRLPGYYSVAIMQTVVTPGSKAELSPSKSWKNEIGIDYKLPFATVNLTGYYNKLYDGFTSMSEVKSMDKAKVEVDINGTNVPTFSIVGSEKYYYLQNKIVNGYESTDKGVEFMAHFKKIKALNLVISMNASYVETASKKEDGLFPISEPSIVDSNFRYGLYNDTESKASMAMASFSFDYHLASAGLIIGLRTDHFLLDRKKSGTNDIYPYGYIDYNGNQFIIPEQNRKNPIYQNLFRDPSTEKLSGLYNKTLHNFHLRVSKDFLSRFRLSVYVSNVFNIKAYNENGYLYSNFTSTSFGTNLSYRF, via the coding sequence ATGACCTTAATGTGTGTCATCAATACAGATAACAAAAGCTTCTCTTTAAGCAACAGCCTTTACTATCAGCTGAACAAATATCATAAAAAAGCTTTTTTCAATGCTATTTCCGCAGAAGTAGGAGTTAGTTACTCTACCCAATTTACCGAAAGAAAATATTGGCTTAACCAAGGTGCTAGACCATATGGCAACGCTACTGAAAACAGTGTTTACTATGCGCCTTATACACTTCCTAGCTATGAAAACCTAGCCTATGCGGATGGTAAACCTTTTAATATTTATTCCAATCTTAGCATTAATGGTCATAAGAATCTTTCCTCAGGATGGGAACACTCCTACTCACTGGGAGTTAACTACCGACATGGTGATAATTTCGGAAAAGGGCGATATGGCACTGCAGGACAGTTCAGCACCATTACTTCTAGTGGACAAAGTAAAAATGGAATGAGGGATTTTAATTATCGTGATAATGTATATTCCACTCATCAATACGCTTTTTATCTACAAGACAATATTTCGAAGAGATTTAAAAACCACCACTTATTCAAGGCTAATTTAGGTTTAAGATATGACCTCCAAAATTCTGCAGCCACCATTTCTCCAAGGGTAAATACTTCTTATCAATTTGAGAAGCTCACCCTAAGAGCTGGGATAGGATTAACTTCAAAAGCTCCTTCTCTTAACCAATTGTACACAGGTCCTAGATATTTAGATTTTCTTATCGGAGATTACAGACTCCCTGGATACTACTCTGTAGCCATTATGCAAACTGTAGTTACCCCAGGAAGCAAAGCCGAACTATCTCCTTCTAAAAGCTGGAAAAATGAAATAGGTATAGATTATAAACTTCCCTTTGCTACTGTTAACCTTACAGGATACTACAACAAACTTTATGATGGATTTACCAGCATGTCTGAAGTAAAATCTATGGATAAAGCAAAAGTAGAAGTTGATATTAACGGAACCAATGTTCCTACCTTTTCCATTGTTGGTTCTGAAAAATATTATTACCTACAGAATAAAATTGTAAATGGCTATGAATCCACTGATAAGGGAGTAGAGTTTATGGCCCATTTCAAAAAAATAAAAGCACTAAACCTTGTCATCAGCATGAATGCTAGCTATGTAGAAACTGCTAGTAAAAAAGAAGATGGATTATTTCCAATTTCCGAGCCTAGCATTGTAGACAGCAATTTTAGATACGGATTATACAATGATACCGAAAGCAAAGCCTCTATGGCTATGGCTAGTTTTAGTTTCGATTATCACTTGGCTTCTGCTGGGCTTATCATTGGCCTAAGAACCGATCACTTCCTATTAGACAGAAAAAAAAGTGGAACTAACGATATCTATCCTTATGGCTATATCGACTATAATGGTAACCAATTCATTATTCCAGAGCAAAATAGAAAAAATCCTATTTACCAGAATCTTTTTAGGGATCCTTCTACAGAGAAGCTTTCTGGACTATACAACAAAACCTTACATAACTTCCATCTAAGAGTAAGTAAGGATTTCTTAAGTAGATTTAGATTATCAGTATATGTAAGCAATGTCTTTAACATTAAAGCATATAATGAAAATGGATATCTGTACTCCAACTTTACATCTACCTCTTTTGGTACCAACTTATCTTATAGATTTTAA
- a CDS encoding nucleotide exchange factor GrpE, translated as MSENKEIFDEEKLQNENVEENATENTSENKTEEVAEEKSTDDLLAEEKDRYIRLYAEFENYKKRTLREKNDFFKYANQDLMVSLLAVLDDFERAIKEMSKHGNEDDLKGVELIYQKFKSKLSEKHLSVIEVKAGDDFNVDYHEAITQIPAPSEELKGKIVDVIETGYLLHDKVIRFAKVVTGA; from the coding sequence ATGAGCGAGAACAAAGAAATATTCGATGAAGAAAAGCTTCAGAATGAGAACGTAGAAGAAAACGCTACGGAAAATACTTCTGAAAACAAGACTGAAGAAGTGGCAGAAGAAAAATCTACAGATGACCTTTTGGCAGAAGAAAAGGATCGCTACATCCGTCTTTACGCAGAATTTGAAAACTATAAAAAAAGAACTCTTCGCGAAAAGAACGATTTCTTCAAATACGCTAACCAAGATCTAATGGTTTCTTTACTAGCCGTTTTAGATGACTTTGAAAGAGCCATTAAAGAAATGAGCAAACACGGGAACGAAGATGACTTAAAAGGTGTAGAGCTTATTTATCAAAAATTTAAATCTAAACTTAGTGAAAAACATCTAAGTGTTATTGAGGTGAAAGCTGGTGATGACTTTAATGTAGATTATCATGAAGCTATTACCCAAATACCAGCTCCTAGTGAAGAACTAAAAGGTAAAATTGTAGATGTTATCGAAACAGGATACCTTCTTCATGATAAAGTAATCAGATTTGCTAAAGTAGTTACAGGAGCTTAA
- a CDS encoding DUF4377 domain-containing protein, which yields MKKLVYITIIILSMGMLQQCRVLNIKDKPEAKTMVVASRQVDCYGVGKQKCFLYKEEGEKAWQYLYQDIQGLKYEPGYEYILKVRQESIANPPADAPSIRYVLERIVSKEKKNSLID from the coding sequence ATGAAAAAATTGGTTTATATCACTATAATTATCCTTTCAATGGGAATGCTTCAACAATGTAGAGTTCTTAATATTAAAGATAAGCCCGAAGCGAAAACAATGGTGGTGGCTTCTCGCCAAGTAGATTGTTATGGAGTAGGAAAGCAGAAATGTTTTCTTTATAAAGAAGAGGGGGAGAAGGCTTGGCAATATTTGTATCAGGACATACAAGGATTGAAGTATGAACCTGGATACGAATATATCTTGAAGGTAAGACAAGAATCTATCGCCAATCCTCCTGCAGATGCTCCATCGATAAGATATGTGTTGGAAAGAATTGTTTCCAAAGAAAAGAAAAATTCATTAATAGATTAA
- the fsa gene encoding fructose-6-phosphate aldolase — MKFFIDTANLEQIKEAQDLGILDGVTTNPSLMAKEGISGAEAIKAHYKTICEIVDGDISAEVLSTTYEEMIKEGEELAAIHPNIVVKIPMIKDGIKAIKYFADKGIRTNCTLIFSPGQALLAAKAGATYVSPFLGRLDDISTDGMNLIEEIRTIFDNSMFDTEILAASIRNPMHIINCAKVGADVITSPLASILGLLKHPLTDLGLAQFIADAKKLG; from the coding sequence ATGAAATTTTTTATTGACACCGCTAATCTAGAACAGATTAAAGAAGCTCAAGATCTTGGTATCTTAGACGGAGTAACTACCAACCCATCTTTAATGGCAAAAGAAGGTATTAGTGGAGCTGAAGCAATTAAAGCTCACTATAAGACTATTTGCGAAATTGTAGATGGTGATATTTCTGCAGAAGTACTTTCTACCACTTATGAAGAAATGATTAAAGAAGGTGAAGAACTAGCTGCTATCCACCCAAATATCGTAGTAAAAATCCCTATGATTAAAGACGGTATTAAAGCTATCAAATATTTTGCAGACAAAGGTATCCGTACCAACTGTACTTTAATCTTCTCTCCTGGGCAAGCTTTATTAGCAGCAAAAGCTGGTGCTACTTACGTTTCTCCTTTCTTAGGTCGTTTAGATGATATCTCTACCGATGGTATGAATCTTATCGAGGAAATCAGAACTATTTTTGATAACTCTATGTTCGATACCGAAATCCTAGCAGCATCTATCCGTAACCCTATGCACATCATCAACTGTGCTAAAGTAGGAGCTGATGTTATTACTTCTCCACTAGCTTCTATCTTAGGTTTATTAAAACACCCTTTAACCGATTTAGGTTTAGCTCAGTTTATTGCTGATGCTAAAAAATTAGGCTAA
- a CDS encoding DUF4359 domain-containing protein yields MKKSIVLFVSLLLLTLAFTNPAEKLHQKAMENVTSQVLYKKIDLVEKKKNPFILKRIASRVNPIKVKKLAENYSDKTVSRKNLVFFSLTKTQFNNGTHYLGFGILNRVFIPSQVESYLVDKLSFTNIIYGI; encoded by the coding sequence ATGAAGAAGTCGATTGTGTTATTTGTATCGTTATTATTGTTAACCTTAGCTTTTACAAATCCCGCAGAAAAATTACATCAAAAAGCGATGGAGAATGTAACCTCGCAAGTATTATATAAGAAAATAGATCTAGTGGAAAAGAAAAAAAATCCATTTATTTTAAAAAGAATTGCTTCCAGAGTAAACCCTATTAAAGTAAAAAAACTTGCAGAAAACTATTCAGATAAAACCGTAAGCAGAAAAAACTTAGTCTTTTTTTCCCTTACCAAAACACAGTTTAATAATGGAACTCACTATTTAGGGTTTGGGATTCTTAATCGGGTTTTTATTCCTTCTCAAGTGGAATCTTATTTGGTAGATAAGCTTAGCTTTACCAATATCATCTATGGAATTTAA
- a CDS encoding ABC transporter ATP-binding protein yields MKIEIKDLTKSYGDQKALNSISLTIDKHEIIGLLGPNGAGKSTLMKIISGVLKSPEDSIRYDGVGFNQNPEFIKSRIGFLPENNPLYSDMYVKEYLGFVANLQKVSKDQIDLFIDRVGISPEKNKKIHQLSKGYKQRVGLAAAILHQPELLILDEPTNGLDPNQILEIRNLIREIGQEKTVILSTHILQEVEALCTRVILIHQGRILQDTSIESFKGKYSSLEEAFKDYTS; encoded by the coding sequence ATGAAAATAGAAATAAAAGATTTAACGAAAAGTTACGGAGATCAGAAAGCTCTCAACTCTATTTCTTTAACCATTGATAAACATGAAATTATAGGGTTATTAGGCCCTAATGGAGCAGGTAAATCTACTTTGATGAAGATTATTTCAGGGGTTTTAAAGAGTCCTGAAGATAGCATCCGTTACGATGGAGTAGGATTTAATCAAAATCCTGAATTCATCAAATCTAGAATTGGCTTTTTACCTGAGAATAATCCGCTTTATTCCGACATGTATGTAAAGGAATATTTGGGTTTTGTTGCTAATCTTCAGAAAGTATCCAAAGATCAGATAGATTTATTTATCGATAGAGTAGGGATTAGCCCTGAAAAAAATAAAAAAATACATCAGCTTTCTAAAGGTTACAAACAAAGAGTAGGTTTAGCAGCAGCCATCCTTCACCAGCCAGAATTATTGATTTTAGATGAGCCCACCAATGGCTTAGACCCTAACCAGATTTTGGAAATCAGAAATTTAATCCGAGAAATAGGACAGGAGAAAACAGTGATCCTTTCTACCCATATTTTACAAGAGGTGGAAGCTCTGTGTACCAGGGTAATCCTTATCCATCAAGGGAGAATCTTGCAAGATACTTCAATAGAAAGCTTTAAAGGAAAGTACAGTAGCTTAGAAGAAGCCTTTAAAGATTACACTTCTTAA
- a CDS encoding TonB-dependent receptor plug domain-containing protein produces the protein MELTAKKKQFSEILIKQEALQSLQSFSVGDVLQQLPGQYVQQFDNTQFKNIVFRTASGSSIAGSSNIPGGDEFGNKAFGVQLMVNDVVLSNNENMQSYNAANSGPFGISFNSISGKVGNLTPAQPNYGVDLREIPTDNIESMEVIQGIPDAKYGDLTSGLIKVNTIAKASPLRLNASLREGTYQFGITKGFGINKHQAINVS, from the coding sequence GTGGAACTTACCGCTAAGAAAAAGCAATTCTCAGAAATCCTTATCAAGCAGGAAGCTTTACAAAGTTTACAATCTTTTTCTGTAGGAGATGTCTTGCAACAATTACCTGGACAGTATGTACAGCAATTTGATAATACACAATTTAAGAATATAGTATTCAGAACAGCTAGTGGTTCCTCTATTGCGGGGTCTTCTAATATCCCTGGAGGTGATGAATTTGGCAATAAAGCCTTTGGGGTTCAACTCATGGTAAATGATGTTGTATTATCCAATAACGAGAATATGCAAAGTTATAATGCTGCTAACAGTGGACCTTTTGGGATTAGCTTTAACTCTATTAGCGGAAAAGTGGGAAATCTTACTCCCGCCCAGCCGAATTATGGAGTAGATTTAAGAGAAATTCCTACAGATAATATAGAGAGTATGGAAGTGATACAAGGAATCCCCGATGCTAAATATGGAGACCTTACTTCGGGGTTAATCAAAGTAAATACAATTGCAAAAGCTAGCCCTTTAAGACTAAACGCTTCTTTGCGAGAAGGTACTTATCAATTCGGGATTACCAAAGGTTTTGGCATTAATAAACACCAAGCTATTAATGTATCCTAG
- a CDS encoding carboxypeptidase-like regulatory domain-containing protein, with the protein MPFTVNIKYESNGKNVANAKVTMTNTTTSDVIEGNTDENGNLKLSSVPPGVYNITSSITLSKEEYESLTGETTRYKEIHFGGTQEKVTVNANISSTSFTIANGNLGDLVIKQYYSLLSGKMYIFAHGIF; encoded by the coding sequence GTGCCATTTACAGTAAACATTAAATATGAAAGTAATGGTAAAAATGTTGCCAATGCAAAAGTAACCATGACCAACACCACTACTTCAGATGTTATTGAAGGAAATACTGATGAAAATGGTAATTTAAAATTATCCAGTGTACCTCCTGGGGTGTATAACATTACTTCTAGCATTACTCTTTCCAAAGAGGAGTATGAAAGCTTAACTGGAGAAACTACAAGATATAAAGAAATCCATTTTGGAGGTACCCAAGAGAAAGTAACCGTTAATGCAAATATTTCATCTACCTCTTTTACCATTGCTAATGGAAATCTAGGAGATCTTGTTATTAAACAATATTATTCATTACTGTCCGGTAAAATGTATATTTTTGCTCATGGTATATTTTGA